A single region of the Gorilla gorilla gorilla isolate KB3781 chromosome 1, NHGRI_mGorGor1-v2.1_pri, whole genome shotgun sequence genome encodes:
- the LEPROT gene encoding leptin receptor gene-related protein isoform X2, whose amino-acid sequence MRDGKGFLQGFLYFALVALSFSGAIGLTFLMLGCALEDYGVYWPLFVLIFHAISPIPHFIAKRVTYDSDATSSACRELAYFFTTGIVVSAFGFPVILARVAVIKWGACGLVLAGNAVIFLTIQGFFLIFGRGDDFSWEQW is encoded by the exons ATGCGAGACGGAAAAGGTTTTTTGCAAGGCTTCCTGTATTTTG CTCTCGTGGCATTATCCTTCAGTGGGGCTATTGGACTGACTTTTCTTATGCTGGGATGTGCCTTAGAGGATTATGG CGTTTACTGGCCCTTATTCGTCCTGATTTTCCACGCCATCTCCCCCATCCCCCATTTCATTGCCAAAAGAGTCACCTATGACTCAGATGCAACCAGTAGTGCCTGTCGGGAACTGGCATATTTCTTCACTACTGGAATTGTTGTTTCTGCCTTTGGATTTCCTGTTATTCTTGCTCGTGTGGCTGTg aTCAAATGGGGAGCCTGTGGCCTTGTGTTGGCAGGCAATGCAGTCATTTTCCTTACAATTCAAGGGTTTTTCCTTATATTTGGAAGAGGAGATGATTTTAGCTGGGAGCAGTGGTAG
- the LEPROT gene encoding leptin receptor gene-related protein isoform X4, whose translation MAGVKALVALSFSGAIGLTFLMLGCALEDYGVYWPLFVLIFHAISPIPHFIAKRVTYDSDATSSACRELAYFFTTGIVVSAFGFPVILARVAVIKWGACGLVLAGNAVIFLTIQGFFLIFGRGDDFSWEQW comes from the exons ATGGCGGGCGTTAAAG CTCTCGTGGCATTATCCTTCAGTGGGGCTATTGGACTGACTTTTCTTATGCTGGGATGTGCCTTAGAGGATTATGG CGTTTACTGGCCCTTATTCGTCCTGATTTTCCACGCCATCTCCCCCATCCCCCATTTCATTGCCAAAAGAGTCACCTATGACTCAGATGCAACCAGTAGTGCCTGTCGGGAACTGGCATATTTCTTCACTACTGGAATTGTTGTTTCTGCCTTTGGATTTCCTGTTATTCTTGCTCGTGTGGCTGTg aTCAAATGGGGAGCCTGTGGCCTTGTGTTGGCAGGCAATGCAGTCATTTTCCTTACAATTCAAGGGTTTTTCCTTATATTTGGAAGAGGAGATGATTTTAGCTGGGAGCAGTGGTAG
- the LEPROT gene encoding leptin receptor gene-related protein isoform X1, which yields MAGVKALVALSFSGAIGLTFLMLGCALEDYGVYWPLFVLIFHAISPIPHFIAKRVTYDSDATSSACRELAYFFTTGIVVSAFGFPVILARVAVVSFIFYCFAQPLLSLLQRPVSGTSISCSLLRLYTQGRVFLVSLFLYFRPA from the exons ATGGCGGGCGTTAAAG CTCTCGTGGCATTATCCTTCAGTGGGGCTATTGGACTGACTTTTCTTATGCTGGGATGTGCCTTAGAGGATTATGG CGTTTACTGGCCCTTATTCGTCCTGATTTTCCACGCCATCTCCCCCATCCCCCATTTCATTGCCAAAAGAGTCACCTATGACTCAGATGCAACCAGTAGTGCCTGTCGGGAACTGGCATATTTCTTCACTACTGGAATTGTTGTTTCTGCCTTTGGATTTCCTGTTATTCTTGCTCGTGTGGCTGTggtaagttttattttctattgttttgccCAACCGTTGCTGAGTTTACTTCAGAGGCCTGTGTCTGGGACCTCCATTTCATGTTCATTACTTAGGCTTTATACTCAAGGCCGTGTGTTTTTAGTTTCTCTGTTCCTCTACTTTAGACCTGCCTAA
- the LEPROT gene encoding leptin receptor gene-related protein isoform X3, protein MKQHAFSSALVALSFSGAIGLTFLMLGCALEDYGVYWPLFVLIFHAISPIPHFIAKRVTYDSDATSSACRELAYFFTTGIVVSAFGFPVILARVAVIKWGACGLVLAGNAVIFLTIQGFFLIFGRGDDFSWEQW, encoded by the exons ATGAAACAACATGCCTTCTCTTCAG CTCTCGTGGCATTATCCTTCAGTGGGGCTATTGGACTGACTTTTCTTATGCTGGGATGTGCCTTAGAGGATTATGG CGTTTACTGGCCCTTATTCGTCCTGATTTTCCACGCCATCTCCCCCATCCCCCATTTCATTGCCAAAAGAGTCACCTATGACTCAGATGCAACCAGTAGTGCCTGTCGGGAACTGGCATATTTCTTCACTACTGGAATTGTTGTTTCTGCCTTTGGATTTCCTGTTATTCTTGCTCGTGTGGCTGTg aTCAAATGGGGAGCCTGTGGCCTTGTGTTGGCAGGCAATGCAGTCATTTTCCTTACAATTCAAGGGTTTTTCCTTATATTTGGAAGAGGAGATGATTTTAGCTGGGAGCAGTGGTAG
- the LEPROT gene encoding leptin receptor gene-related protein isoform X5, with protein sequence MAGVKALVALSFSGAIGLTFLMLGCALEDYGDATTPS encoded by the exons ATGGCGGGCGTTAAAG CTCTCGTGGCATTATCCTTCAGTGGGGCTATTGGACTGACTTTTCTTATGCTGGGATGTGCCTTAGAGGATTATGG agatgccacaacacccagctga